One genomic region from Haladaptatus caseinilyticus encodes:
- a CDS encoding AbrB/MazE/SpoVT family DNA-binding domain-containing protein, whose translation MSSKSENGDHVVRISRKGQATIPKSLREKYGIEIPGRVRFREEDGELVVEPVPKPSERFGSLGEDYERGEVITHHREEQAAERQAEDTADQRDYQRYVATDDTDETTDE comes from the coding sequence ATGAGTAGTAAGAGTGAAAATGGCGACCACGTCGTTCGTATCAGCCGCAAAGGCCAGGCGACGATCCCCAAGTCGCTCCGGGAGAAGTACGGCATCGAAATCCCAGGCCGTGTGCGCTTCCGCGAAGAAGACGGCGAACTCGTCGTCGAGCCAGTCCCGAAACCAAGTGAACGCTTCGGGTCACTGGGGGAAGACTACGAGCGTGGCGAGGTCATTACGCACCATCGAGAGGAGCAGGCAGCTGAGCGCCAGGCAGAGGACACCGCTGACCAGCGTGACTATCAGCGCTACGTCGCTACCGACGACACAGACGAGACCACCGACGAATGA
- a CDS encoding type II toxin-antitoxin system VapC family toxin, translating into MSYRYVLDTEPLLAYYYGEPGGETVRDLLTDVYMGEEAVAVSEITATELMYKIARFETGSPPGTPTEETLATGRQAVRDLVDGGVTLCAPSESWPLAAEVKGAGGIALGDAYAVALAVAEDATLLVGADDDFTELVVDVSVERIRTEPA; encoded by the coding sequence ATGAGCTATCGCTACGTTCTTGATACGGAACCTCTCCTTGCGTACTACTACGGTGAACCCGGTGGGGAGACTGTCCGCGACCTCCTGACGGATGTCTACATGGGTGAAGAGGCCGTAGCGGTCAGTGAAATCACGGCGACCGAACTGATGTACAAAATCGCCCGCTTTGAAACTGGCTCCCCACCGGGAACGCCAACAGAAGAGACACTGGCGACCGGCCGACAGGCCGTGCGTGACTTGGTGGACGGCGGTGTCACACTGTGTGCTCCCTCCGAGTCGTGGCCACTGGCAGCTGAAGTGAAAGGAGCGGGAGGGATCGCGCTCGGCGATGCATATGCTGTGGCGCTTGCGGTTGCCGAAGATGCAACGCTTCTGGTCGGTGCTGACGACGATTTCACGGAGCTCGTCGTAGATGTATCGGTCGAACGGATCCGGACAGAGCCAGCGTGA
- a CDS encoding phosphoglycerol geranylgeranyltransferase, producing the protein MAAAWAQWDHIAKVDPDKALHDEDTYASIADTGTDAIIIGGTTNVTEARVQPILDALSATEIPIFVEPTYRPSSSHTEGLSGYLLPIVLNADDPLWITGAHHEWVRSSDPEWDYVQPEAYIVLNPASSVATLTQADCGLDTDDVVAYAELAEQVLSQEIVYLEYSGMLGDPAVVAATRDALSSAQLFYGGGIHDYNSAYEMASVADTVIVGDVLHEAGIEVVEATVRGTRDAKHDS; encoded by the coding sequence ATGGCGGCTGCGTGGGCACAGTGGGACCACATTGCGAAGGTTGACCCGGATAAAGCACTCCACGATGAGGATACTTACGCTAGCATTGCTGACACGGGGACCGACGCAATCATCATCGGTGGCACCACGAACGTCACCGAAGCCCGTGTTCAACCGATTCTTGATGCGCTTTCTGCTACCGAAATTCCCATCTTCGTCGAGCCAACCTACCGTCCGTCGTCATCTCATACCGAGGGACTCTCTGGGTACCTGCTTCCGATCGTTCTGAACGCCGATGACCCACTGTGGATCACAGGAGCACACCACGAATGGGTTCGCTCATCTGATCCTGAGTGGGACTACGTCCAGCCAGAAGCCTATATCGTCCTGAATCCGGCGTCATCAGTTGCGACGCTCACCCAAGCAGACTGTGGTCTTGATACGGATGACGTCGTTGCGTATGCTGAACTCGCTGAGCAGGTCCTCAGCCAAGAAATCGTCTATCTCGAGTATTCTGGCATGCTTGGTGATCCAGCTGTTGTCGCTGCCACACGAGATGCGCTCTCATCAGCGCAGCTCTTCTATGGTGGGGGGATTCACGACTATAATTCGGCCTACGAAATGGCAAGTGTCGCAGACACGGTCATCGTCGGTGATGTGCTCCATGAGGCCGGTATCGAGGTGGTCGAGGCAACTGTTCGTGGAACAAGGGATGCAAAGCACGACTCGTAA
- a CDS encoding GNAT family N-acetyltransferase, producing MPGPAYLRSDSLTLCTVEEEDLAFIQEGFNDPRIRKNIGRYTPSNHAQQQTHLEERITEGENSIYFLICVDETPIGLIWLFSLDYQRGKGEIGLWITPDEWGNGYGTDAVALIVDYGFKQLRLHKLIARVQESNAASKQIWDSLGFTEEGFQRDEFYSDGEYVSYYYFGILADEWDRDSVNANVDFT from the coding sequence ATGCCCGGCCCAGCATATCTCCGCAGCGATTCACTTACCCTGTGTACAGTCGAAGAGGAAGATCTCGCATTTATACAAGAAGGATTCAATGATCCACGAATCCGCAAAAACATTGGACGATATACTCCCTCAAATCACGCGCAACAACAGACGCATCTCGAAGAGCGAATTACCGAGGGCGAAAACAGCATCTACTTTCTCATCTGTGTCGATGAGACGCCAATCGGGCTCATCTGGCTGTTCTCACTTGACTATCAGCGAGGGAAGGGGGAAATCGGCCTCTGGATTACACCAGACGAATGGGGCAACGGCTACGGAACAGACGCGGTGGCACTCATTGTCGACTATGGATTCAAGCAGCTGCGTCTCCACAAACTCATCGCACGGGTCCAAGAATCGAATGCTGCCTCCAAACAGATCTGGGACTCACTTGGCTTTACAGAGGAAGGGTTTCAGCGCGACGAATTCTATTCCGATGGTGAGTATGTGAGCTACTATTACTTTGGAATCCTCGCCGATGAATGGGATAGAGACTCTGTGAATGCTAACGTGGATTTCACATGA